A single window of Acidimicrobiales bacterium DNA harbors:
- the acpP gene encoding acyl carrier protein, with translation MSDEVFERFKKCAVEILSVDESRLTPEARFAEDLEADSLDLVELVMALEEEFDVTVDESELEGIETVGQALDLVRSKL, from the coding sequence TTGAGTGACGAAGTGTTCGAGCGGTTCAAGAAGTGTGCGGTCGAGATCCTCTCGGTGGATGAGAGCCGCCTTACACCCGAGGCGCGTTTCGCCGAGGATCTCGAAGCCGACAGCCTCGACCTCGTCGAGTTGGTGATGGCCTTGGAGGAGGAGTTCGACGTCACGGTCGACGAGTCCGAGCTCGAAGGCATCGAGACCGTAGGCCAAGCTCTGGATCTGGTGCGTTCCAAGCTGTGA